The following proteins are encoded in a genomic region of Candidatus Zixiibacteriota bacterium:
- the nrfD gene encoding polysulfide reductase NrfD gives MFSTSLTLAIGFFALIGYLFWEGIGVWGLQNPVGWGFAIVNFVFWVGIGHAGTLISAILFLLRQRWRTAINRFAEAMTIFAVICALIFPTIHVGRIWVIYWTMPIPNQMYMWPNFRSPLLWDAFAVGTYFACSFMFWYVGLIPDLATLRDRAVGKIKQVLYGLFSLGWRGGNRQWRHYELAYLVLAGLSTPLVLSVHSIVSTDFATAVVPGWHTTIFPPYFVAGAIFSGFAMVMTLSLIARYAFKLQHIITQKVLERMNMIMLLTGMMVGYAYGMEFFISWYSGNMYEQFAFVNRAFGPYAWAYWIMISCNVFVPQLFWFKKLRNHLVVMFIASILINVGMWFERFVIVITLARDYLPSAWDYYSPTWHDIGLLIGSFGLFFTMFLLFLRFLPMVAMSEVKAILPQADPHAKGDAHV, from the coding sequence ATGTTCAGCACTTCACTTACGCTGGCCATCGGTTTTTTCGCTCTGATCGGCTATCTCTTTTGGGAAGGGATCGGCGTTTGGGGATTGCAGAACCCGGTCGGCTGGGGTTTTGCAATTGTGAATTTTGTTTTCTGGGTAGGTATCGGTCATGCCGGAACCTTGATCTCCGCCATTCTATTCTTGCTGCGTCAACGCTGGCGCACGGCGATCAACCGTTTCGCCGAGGCGATGACGATTTTTGCCGTCATCTGCGCTCTGATTTTCCCGACTATCCATGTCGGCCGCATCTGGGTGATCTACTGGACCATGCCCATTCCCAATCAGATGTATATGTGGCCCAATTTCCGTAGTCCGCTTTTGTGGGATGCCTTCGCGGTGGGGACATACTTTGCCTGTTCGTTTATGTTTTGGTATGTGGGGCTGATTCCCGACCTGGCCACCCTGCGTGATCGGGCCGTGGGCAAAATCAAGCAAGTGCTCTATGGTCTTTTCTCACTCGGTTGGCGCGGTGGTAATCGCCAATGGCGACATTATGAACTGGCTTACCTGGTTCTGGCCGGGCTCTCGACTCCGTTGGTGCTGTCCGTTCACAGTATTGTTTCGACCGACTTTGCAACCGCCGTCGTTCCGGGATGGCACACCACCATCTTCCCGCCCTATTTCGTGGCGGGTGCGATTTTTTCAGGCTTTGCCATGGTCATGACGCTGTCATTGATCGCGCGCTATGCCTTCAAGCTGCAGCACATCATCACGCAGAAAGTGCTCGAACGCATGAACATGATCATGTTGCTGACTGGTATGATGGTCGGCTACGCTTATGGGATGGAGTTCTTCATCTCATGGTACTCAGGCAACATGTACGAACAGTTTGCCTTCGTCAACCGCGCCTTCGGCCCTTATGCCTGGGCTTACTGGATAATGATCTCATGCAATGTATTCGTGCCGCAACTTTTCTGGTTCAAAAAACTGCGCAACCATCTGGTGGTGATGTTTATCGCATCGATTCTCATCAATGTAGGCATGTGGTTCGAGCGATTCGTGATCGTGATCACGCTGGCCCGCGATTACCTGCCGTCGGCGTGGGATTACTACAGCCCAACCTGGCACGATATCGGTTTGCTGATCGGATCGTTCGGTCTGTTTTTCACCATGTTCCTGTTGTTCCTCAGGTTCCTGCCGATGGTGGCCATGTCGGAGGTAAAAGCAATCCTGCCGCAGGCTGATCCGCACGCCAAGGGAGATGCCCATGTCTGA